In Paralcaligenes sp. KSB-10, the following are encoded in one genomic region:
- a CDS encoding 2-oxoglutarate dehydrogenase E1 component, with the protein MSSEIELQSNSYLFGSNAPYVEELYESYLDNPGSVSDQWRDYFDQLQHLPATDGNEITRDQAHAPIVESFAQRARANAFVARAQEPDLSVANKQVYVQSLIAAYRSLGSRFAELDPLKRHDRPVIPELDPSFYGLAESDLDQVYAATNTYFTKADTMTMRDMLKALRDTYCRSVGAEFMHISDPAAKRWIQERLESTGGVPPYSSERKRHILQQLTEAEGLERFLHTKYVGQKRFSLEGGESFIASMDEVVNHGGENGVQEIVVGMAHRGRLNMLVNIMGKMPGDLFAEFEGKHAEGLSDGDVKYHNGFSSDLSTRSGPLHLSLAFNPSHLEIVNPVVEGSVRARQDRRGDHQGNEVLPVLVHGDAAFAGQGVVMETLNLAQTRGYGTGGTLHIVINNQIGFTTSDPRDTRSTLYCTDVVKMIEAPVFHVNGDDPEAVVYVTQLALDYRLQFHHDVVVDIVCFRKLGHNEQDTPSLTQPLMYKSIGKHPGTRKLYGDKLVAQGILAEGEPDQLVKDYRQLMEDGQRTIEPVLTDFKNKYSTDWSAFLGAKWTDQADTGVPLAELTRIGEKITTIPDNFTVHPLVNKLLNDRRNMAHGEQKLDWGMGEHLAFATLVSSGYAIRITGQDSGRGTFSHRHAVLHDQKRERWDDGTYIPLQNVSENQAPFTVIDSVLSEEAVLGFEYGYASAEPNTLTIWEGQFGDFVNGAQVVIDQFITSGEAKWGRQCGLTLMLPHGYEGQGPEHSSARIERFLQLCADNNIQVVQPTNGAQIFHVLRRQMIRPFRKPLVIFTPKSLLRNKDATSPLSDLVTSQFLPVIGEQDESIQADEVKRVLVCSGKVYYDLVHARTEAGRTDTAILRIEQLYPFAHKAFQAELQKYSKAKEIVWVQDEPQNQGPWFYIQHHLYENMAEGQRLGYAGRAASASPAVGYLAKHQEQQKALLEAALAPKFKGYMLTK; encoded by the coding sequence ATGTCATCGGAAATAGAACTTCAATCCAATTCATACCTTTTCGGCAGTAACGCCCCATATGTAGAGGAACTCTACGAGTCCTACCTGGATAATCCGGGTTCGGTCAGTGATCAATGGCGCGATTACTTCGATCAATTGCAGCATTTGCCTGCTACGGATGGCAATGAGATCACGCGCGATCAGGCGCATGCGCCCATTGTGGAGTCTTTTGCGCAGCGTGCCAGGGCCAATGCCTTTGTAGCGCGCGCCCAAGAGCCGGATCTGTCGGTCGCCAACAAGCAGGTGTATGTGCAATCGCTGATTGCCGCGTATCGCTCGCTGGGTTCCCGGTTCGCCGAGCTCGATCCGCTCAAGCGCCACGATCGTCCTGTCATTCCCGAGCTCGATCCCAGTTTTTATGGCTTGGCCGAGTCCGATCTCGATCAGGTGTACGCGGCAACCAATACCTATTTCACCAAAGCCGATACCATGACCATGCGCGACATGCTCAAGGCATTGCGCGATACCTACTGCCGCAGCGTGGGCGCCGAGTTCATGCATATCTCCGACCCGGCTGCCAAGCGCTGGATCCAGGAGCGTCTGGAGTCCACCGGTGGCGTGCCGCCTTATTCATCGGAGCGCAAGCGTCATATATTGCAGCAGTTGACCGAAGCCGAGGGCCTGGAGCGCTTCTTGCACACCAAATATGTGGGGCAGAAGCGCTTTTCTCTCGAGGGCGGCGAAAGCTTTATCGCCTCCATGGATGAAGTCGTCAACCACGGGGGCGAAAACGGCGTCCAGGAGATCGTGGTCGGCATGGCCCACCGCGGCCGTCTCAATATGCTGGTCAACATCATGGGCAAGATGCCCGGCGACCTGTTCGCCGAGTTCGAAGGCAAGCACGCCGAGGGCCTCTCCGATGGCGATGTCAAATACCATAATGGTTTTTCCAGCGATCTTTCCACGCGCAGCGGCCCTCTGCATCTGTCGCTGGCGTTCAACCCCTCGCATCTCGAAATCGTCAATCCGGTGGTTGAAGGCAGCGTACGCGCGCGCCAGGATCGCCGCGGCGATCATCAGGGCAACGAAGTACTGCCGGTTCTGGTCCACGGCGACGCCGCGTTTGCAGGGCAGGGCGTGGTCATGGAAACCCTCAACCTGGCACAGACTCGTGGTTACGGCACCGGCGGCACCCTGCATATCGTGATCAACAACCAGATCGGCTTCACGACATCCGATCCACGCGACACGCGTTCCACGCTGTACTGTACCGATGTCGTCAAAATGATCGAGGCACCGGTTTTCCATGTCAACGGCGACGATCCCGAGGCTGTGGTGTATGTTACGCAACTGGCGCTCGATTATCGCCTGCAGTTCCATCACGATGTGGTGGTCGATATCGTTTGCTTCCGCAAGCTTGGCCACAACGAGCAGGACACTCCCTCGCTGACCCAGCCTCTTATGTACAAAAGCATAGGCAAGCATCCGGGCACCCGCAAATTGTATGGCGACAAGCTGGTTGCACAAGGCATCCTGGCTGAAGGCGAGCCGGATCAATTGGTCAAGGATTACCGCCAGCTCATGGAAGATGGCCAGCGCACCATCGAGCCGGTTCTGACCGATTTCAAGAACAAGTACTCGACCGACTGGTCTGCCTTTCTGGGCGCCAAATGGACCGACCAGGCCGATACAGGCGTGCCTCTGGCCGAACTGACGCGTATCGGCGAAAAGATCACAACGATACCCGACAACTTTACCGTGCACCCGCTGGTCAACAAATTGCTCAACGATCGCCGCAATATGGCGCACGGCGAGCAGAAGCTCGATTGGGGCATGGGCGAGCACCTGGCCTTTGCAACCCTGGTTTCATCCGGGTACGCCATACGCATCACTGGCCAGGATTCAGGGCGTGGCACGTTTTCTCATCGCCATGCCGTGCTGCACGACCAGAAGCGCGAGCGTTGGGACGACGGCACGTATATTCCCTTGCAGAACGTCTCCGAGAACCAGGCGCCTTTCACGGTCATCGATTCGGTGCTTTCCGAAGAAGCCGTGCTGGGTTTTGAATACGGCTATGCGTCGGCCGAGCCCAATACCCTGACAATCTGGGAAGGCCAGTTCGGCGACTTCGTCAACGGCGCGCAAGTGGTTATCGACCAGTTCATTACTTCGGGCGAGGCCAAGTGGGGCCGGCAATGCGGCTTGACCCTGATGCTGCCGCACGGCTACGAAGGGCAGGGTCCGGAGCACTCGTCGGCGCGTATCGAACGCTTCCTGCAGTTGTGTGCCGACAATAACATCCAGGTTGTGCAGCCCACCAACGGCGCGCAGATTTTCCACGTCTTGCGCCGCCAGATGATTCGGCCGTTTCGCAAGCCGTTGGTCATCTTTACGCCCAAGTCCCTGTTGCGCAACAAAGACGCCACGTCGCCGCTGTCCGACCTGGTCACCAGCCAGTTCCTGCCGGTCATTGGCGAGCAAGACGAAAGCATCCAGGCCGACGAGGTCAAACGCGTCCTGGTTTGCTCGGGCAAGGTGTACTACGACCTGGTCCATGCCCGGACCGAGGCAGGCCGTACCGATACCGCCATCCTGCGTATCGAACAGCTGTACCCTTTTGCCCACAAGGCATTTCAGGCCGAGTTGCAAAAATACTCCAAGGCCAAGGAAATCGTCTGGGTTCAGGACGAGCCACAGAACCAGGGCCCCTGGTTTTATATTCAGCACCATTTGTACGAGAATATGGCAGAAGGTCAACGACTTGGTTATGCCGGCCGCGCCGCTTCGGCCTCGCCGGCGGTGGGTTACCTGGCCAAGCACCAGGAACAGCAAAAGGCCCTGCTCGAGGCGGCCCTTGCGCCCAAGTTCAAAGGCTACATGCTGACCAAGTAA
- the odhB gene encoding 2-oxoglutarate dehydrogenase complex dihydrolipoyllysine-residue succinyltransferase has protein sequence MAITDVLVPQLSESVSEATLLNWKKQPGEAVTEDEILIEVETDKVVLEVPAPSSGVLSEIVKGDGSTVTAGEVLARIDTTAKATAAAPVAAAAAPAAPAAAPVVAAPAASAIASPAAGKILADKGVDPASVEGSGRGGRITKGDALQASATPAPKAAAPVAPPTLSLDGRPEQRVPMSRLRARVAERLLQSQSENAILTTFNEVNMQGVIDLRNKYKEKFEKEHGVKLGFMSFFVKAAMAALKKYPVVNASVDGKDIIYHGYFDIGIAVGSPRGLVVPILRNVDQMSIADIEKQIAEYGARARDGKLGLEELTGGTFSISNGGVFGSMLSTPIINPPQAAILGIHATKDRAVVENGQIVIRPMNYLALSYDHRIIDGREAVLALVAIKEALEDPQRLLLDV, from the coding sequence ATGGCTATTACTGACGTTCTCGTTCCCCAGCTTTCGGAATCGGTTTCCGAAGCGACTTTGCTCAACTGGAAAAAACAACCCGGCGAAGCCGTCACCGAAGACGAAATCCTTATCGAAGTCGAGACCGATAAAGTGGTGCTTGAGGTACCTGCCCCGTCTTCCGGCGTGCTGAGCGAAATCGTGAAAGGCGACGGCAGCACGGTTACAGCGGGCGAGGTGCTGGCTCGTATCGATACCACAGCCAAGGCGACCGCGGCGGCGCCAGTCGCAGCGGCTGCTGCTCCGGCTGCTCCAGCAGCCGCTCCCGTCGTGGCCGCGCCGGCGGCGTCTGCGATTGCCTCGCCGGCCGCGGGAAAGATCCTGGCCGATAAGGGCGTCGATCCGGCTTCGGTCGAGGGTTCAGGCCGTGGCGGCCGCATTACCAAGGGCGATGCCTTGCAAGCCAGTGCCACTCCCGCTCCCAAGGCCGCGGCGCCTGTGGCCCCGCCCACTTTGTCTCTCGATGGCCGGCCCGAGCAGCGCGTGCCCATGAGCCGCTTGCGTGCGCGTGTTGCCGAGCGTCTGCTTCAATCGCAATCCGAAAATGCGATTCTCACTACGTTCAACGAAGTGAACATGCAAGGCGTCATCGACCTGCGCAACAAATACAAGGAAAAGTTCGAGAAAGAGCACGGCGTGAAGTTGGGCTTCATGTCTTTCTTCGTCAAGGCGGCCATGGCGGCGCTCAAGAAATATCCGGTAGTCAACGCATCGGTCGATGGCAAGGACATCATTTATCACGGCTACTTTGATATCGGCATTGCCGTAGGCAGCCCGCGTGGCCTGGTCGTGCCCATTTTGCGCAATGTCGATCAAATGTCGATCGCCGACATCGAGAAGCAAATTGCCGAGTACGGCGCTCGCGCCCGCGACGGCAAGCTGGGTCTTGAAGAGCTGACCGGCGGTACATTCTCGATATCGAACGGCGGTGTGTTTGGTTCGATGTTGTCAACGCCCATTATCAATCCGCCGCAAGCGGCCATTTTGGGCATACACGCCACCAAAGACCGGGCGGTTGTCGAAAACGGTCAAATCGTGATTCGTCCCATGAATTATCTGGCCTTGTCCTATGATCACCGGATCATTGATGGCCGCGAGGCGGTTCTGGCATTGGTCGCCATCAAGGAAGCGCTCGAAGATCCGCAACGTCTGTTGCTCGATGTATAA